The proteins below are encoded in one region of Paenarthrobacter ilicis:
- a CDS encoding M23 family metallopeptidase, which yields MTSQNVRGRRRASGPAVELRPARATMEIRPRDTERQVRRRKSPLRQVADFAAASGVGQKAGVALAATGLALTVGLPATSPVMATSESGQTESALAVAAAGSQPEVSAAASAKIDFSRAAVATAADPDGKLKQLLSAQSAGSIQRASSVGTMASPLDTLTTASPFGYRVSPLTGGTGDFHRGQDFVAQCGTAVHAAATGKVTFAGWHEYGGGNRVVIDHGNGLETTYNHLSSFTVKVGDTVTRGDTVALSGTTGASTGCHLHFEVQVNGEVVDPMGWL from the coding sequence TTGACATCGCAGAACGTCAGGGGCCGCCGCCGCGCGTCCGGCCCCGCTGTTGAGCTGCGGCCAGCCCGCGCCACAATGGAGATCCGGCCCCGCGACACCGAGCGCCAAGTCCGCCGCCGTAAGAGCCCATTGCGCCAGGTTGCCGACTTCGCTGCAGCCAGTGGCGTCGGGCAGAAAGCCGGAGTAGCGCTTGCCGCTACCGGCCTTGCCCTGACTGTCGGTCTGCCAGCGACCAGCCCGGTCATGGCGACGTCGGAATCAGGCCAGACGGAGTCTGCGCTGGCTGTTGCCGCCGCCGGCAGCCAGCCCGAGGTTTCCGCCGCAGCATCAGCCAAGATCGATTTCAGCCGCGCAGCCGTCGCTACGGCCGCTGACCCGGACGGCAAGCTCAAGCAGTTGCTGAGCGCCCAGTCCGCCGGCAGCATCCAGCGCGCCTCGTCGGTAGGCACCATGGCCAGCCCCCTGGACACCCTGACTACGGCATCGCCCTTCGGCTACCGCGTCAGCCCCCTCACGGGCGGCACGGGTGACTTCCACCGCGGCCAGGACTTCGTTGCCCAGTGCGGCACGGCTGTCCACGCTGCTGCCACCGGCAAGGTCACCTTCGCCGGCTGGCACGAGTACGGGGGAGGCAACCGCGTGGTCATCGATCACGGCAACGGCCTCGAAACCACGTACAACCACTTGTCTTCCTTCACCGTCAAGGTGGGGGACACCGTGACGCGCGGCGATACCGTTGCGCTCAGCGGAACCACGGGCGCATCCACTGGCTGCCACCTCCACTTCGAGGTTCAGGTCAATGGCGAAGTTGTAGACCCCATGGGCTGGCTCTAA
- a CDS encoding C40 family peptidase, whose product MSSRTTPARHRAETVRTNPLNTLSKAVSSNAGSVGRQAVVLAAASGLVLSVGLPATAADTDVSKAEASSTQQLVATAVVTAEPTATVAFESPVVVTKEAPKVVQRAAQTTTQRAASNDTQATAGDVTAKSADAPSSASSASASGLAAIAYTGIGHPYVWGGTTPNGWDCSGFTQWVYAQAGISIPRVNAWTAMKPTSNPQPGDLVMQNGGAHVGIYVGNGMMISALNPGQGTLLHSAASTGTSSFFTLR is encoded by the coding sequence GTGTCATCACGCACTACCCCTGCGCGCCATCGCGCTGAAACGGTTCGCACGAACCCCTTGAACACTCTTTCCAAGGCTGTTTCGTCAAATGCCGGTTCCGTTGGCCGTCAGGCCGTAGTCCTGGCAGCAGCATCAGGCCTCGTCCTCAGCGTTGGCCTCCCGGCCACTGCTGCCGACACCGACGTCTCCAAAGCAGAAGCTTCCAGCACCCAGCAACTGGTGGCCACCGCCGTCGTCACCGCCGAGCCCACCGCCACGGTTGCCTTCGAAAGCCCCGTAGTGGTTACCAAAGAGGCTCCCAAGGTTGTCCAGCGCGCAGCGCAGACCACCACCCAGCGCGCAGCCTCCAACGACACCCAGGCAACCGCCGGTGACGTCACGGCCAAATCCGCCGACGCTCCGTCTTCAGCTTCCAGTGCATCTGCTTCGGGTCTCGCCGCCATTGCGTACACCGGAATCGGCCACCCCTACGTATGGGGCGGCACCACCCCCAACGGCTGGGACTGCTCCGGGTTCACCCAGTGGGTCTACGCCCAGGCCGGCATCAGCATCCCCCGCGTCAACGCATGGACTGCCATGAAGCCCACCAGCAACCCCCAGCCTGGTGACTTGGTCATGCAGAACGGCGGCGCACACGTTGGCATCTACGTTGGCAACGGCATGATGATCAGCGCCTTGAACCCGGGCCAGGGAACGCTCCTGCACTCGGCAGCCTCCACAGGCACCTCCTCCTTCTTTACCCTCCGCTAG
- a CDS encoding DUF3027 domain-containing protein, whose product MTTESAQDTTAGGDARVQPAASSDAATAPATGEAPARKPAAEKPRAGLPTWRTGRPDAFLAAAVDTARTAVEGIAGPGEVGAHLAAKSEGDRIVTHLFESKLAGYGGWQWYAVVTRNSRSKIVTVSELGLLPSEDSILAPEWVPWAKRVRPEDEKPLVEETEGDVTEESVQAAEDEATGAGGGDGSAENDGWSEDAGEADEAGAE is encoded by the coding sequence ATGACAACGGAATCCGCACAGGACACAACGGCCGGAGGGGATGCCCGGGTACAACCTGCCGCCTCGTCCGACGCCGCCACGGCTCCTGCCACAGGGGAAGCTCCTGCGCGGAAGCCGGCGGCGGAAAAGCCGCGGGCGGGTTTGCCAACATGGCGCACCGGCCGTCCGGACGCGTTCCTGGCCGCCGCCGTCGATACAGCCCGCACGGCTGTGGAAGGCATCGCCGGACCCGGTGAAGTGGGCGCGCATTTGGCTGCAAAGTCCGAAGGCGACCGCATTGTTACGCACTTGTTCGAATCCAAGCTCGCCGGCTACGGCGGGTGGCAGTGGTACGCCGTGGTGACCCGCAATTCACGCTCCAAGATTGTGACTGTGAGCGAGCTTGGGCTGCTGCCCTCGGAGGATTCCATCCTTGCCCCCGAATGGGTGCCGTGGGCCAAGCGGGTGCGTCCCGAGGACGAAAAGCCGTTGGTCGAGGAAACCGAAGGGGACGTTACTGAAGAGTCCGTCCAGGCGGCCGAGGACGAAGCCACAGGTGCCGGGGGCGGCGACGGATCAGCTGAAAACGACGGCTGGTCAGAAGACGCTGGCGAGGCGGACGAAGCCGGGGCTGAATAG
- a CDS encoding helicase-associated domain-containing protein — MSLIRALSKELEARSDDSLRALFAARPDLISPMAPDFAALAARASARVSVQRALERLNKPEMQVLETLHLSTNADTGHSVSAAGLKKAIAGSTLSALEPILATLQDLALIHRADPPAGSPATTSRQRFYLPVGSLKDVIGIYPAGLGRSYTELVRLQPAFAQRVVQLVAELHASGAGIHPASTPMDAALALQRWTSSPAGLRAILASAPERTIGLLDRFGSWAMGAVPQAQRRASVTHESHDVGPIDWLLARGLLVPLDAGHVELPHSVGLALRGGAIISDFTLAPPVPELGHTSAALRRNAAMGAIAETLRLTGELLFAVREQPLATLRSGGVGVRELRRLAESIRCGVQETALLLEISALAGLLRLDVDSSTWVLPPSLEWLTLPRQEQWLWLVNAWLASERAPSLVGQPLTGPQSASSHQGPAASTINALSAEAQRPDAPVVRRRVLEILKDLTVEAAAPDGKAPVLDAGAVLQRAEWAQPRMSRRFSSLVRGILEEATLLGLMGSGALTQLGSAVADAQPEQAMTILGEHLPAAVNHILLQADLTAVAPGYLAPELSETLLLMADAEGQGPASIYRFSATTIRRALDAGQDAESLLAFLTEHSATEVPQPLAYLVQDTASRHGRLRVGTSASFIQSDDEAAITDLLREARTSALNLARIAPTVLTSSASPRETARVLRELGLSPALQEAEPAVVRFKRTTAVPGSARPVYTAPRTAPPEDEMDVQLSVLRQHRGVPSGPGGEASTQLGLETLQRAIRLKQAVIMNVVDSLGNANTEKVVPVSVSGGRVRVFDPAKETERVLSIHRIIDVEPAK, encoded by the coding sequence ATGTCCCTTATACGCGCGCTCAGCAAGGAACTGGAGGCGCGCAGTGATGATTCACTGCGTGCTTTGTTCGCCGCGCGGCCGGACCTTATCTCCCCCATGGCCCCTGACTTCGCAGCCCTGGCTGCCCGGGCCAGTGCGCGGGTCAGCGTGCAGCGGGCTTTGGAACGGCTGAACAAGCCCGAAATGCAGGTGCTGGAAACGCTGCATCTGTCCACCAATGCAGATACCGGACACAGTGTTTCCGCCGCTGGGCTGAAGAAGGCAATCGCCGGTTCAACGTTGTCGGCGCTTGAGCCGATTCTTGCCACCTTGCAGGATCTCGCTCTGATCCATCGGGCCGATCCCCCTGCCGGCTCGCCTGCCACCACCTCCAGGCAGCGCTTTTACCTTCCTGTCGGCAGCCTCAAGGACGTGATCGGCATTTACCCCGCCGGCTTGGGGCGGAGCTACACCGAGCTTGTCCGGCTTCAGCCTGCTTTTGCCCAACGGGTGGTGCAGTTGGTTGCAGAGCTGCACGCCAGCGGGGCCGGCATTCATCCGGCCAGCACTCCCATGGATGCGGCCCTTGCACTCCAGCGGTGGACCTCCAGCCCGGCCGGGTTGCGCGCCATCCTGGCGTCCGCGCCGGAACGGACCATCGGGTTGCTGGACAGGTTCGGCAGTTGGGCCATGGGCGCAGTACCCCAGGCCCAGCGGCGGGCATCGGTCACCCACGAAAGTCACGACGTCGGACCCATCGATTGGCTGTTGGCCCGCGGACTGCTGGTGCCCTTGGACGCCGGCCACGTGGAACTACCGCACAGCGTGGGGCTGGCGCTTCGTGGAGGTGCCATCATCAGCGATTTCACCTTGGCGCCTCCGGTTCCGGAGCTTGGCCACACCAGTGCCGCCCTGCGCCGCAACGCGGCCATGGGTGCCATAGCCGAAACGCTGCGTCTCACCGGGGAGTTGTTGTTTGCCGTCCGCGAGCAGCCCCTGGCCACTCTGCGCAGCGGCGGGGTGGGAGTGCGTGAGCTCCGGCGTTTGGCGGAATCGATCCGTTGCGGCGTTCAGGAGACTGCCCTTCTACTGGAGATCAGCGCCTTGGCTGGGTTGCTGCGGCTGGATGTGGACAGCTCCACATGGGTGCTACCGCCGTCGTTGGAGTGGCTGACCCTGCCCCGCCAGGAGCAGTGGTTGTGGCTGGTCAACGCCTGGTTGGCCAGCGAACGCGCACCTTCCTTGGTGGGGCAACCGCTGACGGGTCCGCAGTCGGCTTCCTCGCATCAGGGTCCGGCCGCCTCCACCATCAATGCCCTGTCCGCCGAGGCGCAGCGCCCGGACGCCCCCGTGGTCCGGCGGCGGGTGCTGGAGATCCTGAAGGACCTGACGGTGGAAGCCGCTGCGCCGGACGGCAAAGCCCCCGTCCTGGATGCCGGCGCCGTCCTGCAGCGTGCCGAGTGGGCGCAACCCCGGATGTCCCGGCGATTCAGTTCCCTGGTGCGGGGCATCCTGGAAGAGGCAACCCTGCTGGGCCTGATGGGCTCGGGCGCCCTGACCCAGTTGGGCTCCGCGGTGGCGGATGCCCAGCCGGAACAGGCCATGACCATCCTTGGCGAGCACTTGCCCGCCGCGGTAAACCACATCCTGCTGCAGGCCGATCTGACGGCAGTGGCACCGGGCTACCTGGCTCCGGAGCTGAGCGAAACGCTGCTGTTGATGGCCGACGCCGAGGGGCAGGGTCCCGCGTCCATCTATCGGTTTTCCGCCACTACCATCCGGAGGGCGCTCGACGCCGGTCAGGATGCGGAATCGCTGCTGGCTTTCCTCACGGAGCACTCGGCAACGGAAGTGCCCCAACCTTTGGCCTATCTGGTCCAGGACACGGCATCGCGGCATGGCCGTTTGCGGGTAGGGACCAGCGCCAGCTTTATTCAGAGCGATGACGAAGCCGCCATTACGGACCTCCTCCGTGAGGCCAGGACGTCGGCATTGAACCTGGCGCGGATAGCGCCCACAGTCCTCACGTCCTCGGCCAGCCCACGGGAAACCGCACGGGTGCTGCGCGAGCTGGGACTGTCACCTGCGCTGCAGGAGGCCGAGCCCGCCGTCGTACGCTTCAAGCGGACCACGGCCGTTCCCGGCAGTGCGCGCCCTGTGTACACGGCGCCCCGCACGGCTCCGCCGGAAGATGAGATGGACGTACAGCTTTCGGTGCTTCGGCAGCATCGCGGGGTGCCGTCCGGTCCGGGCGGGGAGGCTTCCACGCAGCTGGGCTTGGAGACCCTGCAGCGTGCCATCCGGCTGAAGCAGGCTGTGATCATGAACGTGGTGGACAGCCTGGGGAATGCCAATACGGAGAAAGTTGTTCCTGTATCCGTCTCCGGGGGGAGGGTCCGGGTTTTCGATCCCGCCAAGGAAACGGAACGGGTGCTGTCCATTCACCGGATCATTGATGTGGAGCCGGCTAAATAG
- a CDS encoding DNA repair helicase XPB: MTDGPLIVQSDKTILLEVDHELATEARHAIAAFAELERAPEHMHSYRLTPLGLWNARAAGLDAEQVLDTLLKYSRFPVPHSLLIDIEETMSRYGRLRLEKDSQHGLVMRTDDYPVLEEVIRAKKIAPLLGPRIDGETVVVHSSQRGQLKQLLLKLGWPAEDLAGYVDGQPHLIMLDQSGWELRPYQKVATENFWAGGSGVVVLPCGAGKTLVGAAAMATSSTTTLILVTNTVSARQWKDELLKRTSLTEDEIGEYSGSVKEVRPVTIATYQVLTTKRGGLYPHLELVDGHDWGLIIYDEVHLLPAPIFRMTADLQARRRLGLTATLVREDGREGEVFSLIGPKRYDAPWKDIEAQGYIAPADCVEVRVDLPRDERVAYAMADDADKYRLCATSETKTQVVEQLVEAHKGEQLLVIGQYIDQLDEIAERLDAPLIKGETSVKARQKLFDAFRRGEVHTLVVSKVANFSIDLPEASVAIQVSGSFGSRQEEAQRLGRLLRPKQDGRAARFYSLVARDTLDQDFAAKRQRFLAEQGYAYRIMDAKDIGKDVGQEQ, from the coding sequence GTGACCGACGGTCCGCTGATCGTTCAGAGCGACAAAACCATTCTGTTGGAAGTGGACCACGAACTCGCCACAGAGGCACGGCACGCGATCGCCGCCTTCGCCGAACTTGAGCGCGCGCCGGAACATATGCACAGCTACCGGTTGACGCCGCTGGGGCTGTGGAACGCCCGCGCCGCCGGGTTGGATGCCGAGCAGGTGCTGGACACGCTGCTGAAGTATTCGCGTTTTCCGGTTCCGCATTCGCTGCTGATCGACATTGAAGAGACCATGTCCCGCTATGGCAGGCTGCGGTTGGAGAAGGACTCCCAGCATGGACTGGTGATGCGGACGGACGACTACCCCGTGTTGGAGGAAGTAATCCGTGCCAAAAAAATTGCACCGCTTCTGGGGCCGCGTATCGATGGCGAGACTGTGGTGGTGCATTCCTCGCAGCGGGGCCAGCTGAAACAGCTGCTCCTCAAGTTGGGCTGGCCCGCGGAGGATCTGGCGGGCTACGTTGATGGCCAGCCGCACCTGATCATGCTGGACCAGAGCGGTTGGGAGTTGCGCCCGTATCAAAAAGTAGCCACGGAGAACTTCTGGGCCGGCGGCAGCGGAGTGGTGGTGCTTCCGTGTGGCGCAGGCAAGACGTTGGTGGGCGCGGCCGCCATGGCAACCTCCTCCACCACCACCCTGATTCTGGTGACCAACACAGTGTCCGCACGGCAGTGGAAGGACGAGCTCCTCAAACGCACCTCCCTGACGGAAGATGAGATCGGTGAATACTCGGGGTCCGTCAAGGAAGTCCGGCCCGTCACCATCGCCACCTACCAGGTGCTCACCACCAAGCGCGGTGGGCTGTACCCGCATCTGGAGTTGGTGGACGGCCACGACTGGGGCCTGATCATTTACGACGAAGTCCACTTGTTGCCTGCCCCGATCTTCCGGATGACCGCTGATCTGCAGGCACGGCGCCGGTTGGGCCTGACGGCAACATTGGTCCGCGAGGACGGCCGCGAAGGCGAGGTCTTCAGCCTGATCGGCCCCAAGCGGTACGACGCTCCGTGGAAGGACATCGAGGCACAGGGGTATATAGCGCCGGCGGACTGCGTGGAAGTGCGCGTCGACCTCCCCCGCGATGAGCGCGTGGCCTACGCCATGGCCGATGACGCCGACAAGTACCGGCTTTGTGCCACCTCCGAAACGAAGACCCAGGTGGTGGAGCAACTGGTGGAGGCCCACAAGGGCGAGCAATTGCTGGTGATTGGCCAGTACATTGATCAACTTGACGAGATCGCCGAGCGGTTGGACGCTCCGTTGATCAAGGGTGAAACCAGCGTCAAAGCACGGCAAAAACTGTTCGATGCTTTCCGCAGGGGCGAGGTGCACACGCTGGTGGTCTCCAAGGTGGCCAACTTCTCCATCGACCTCCCCGAGGCCTCGGTAGCCATCCAGGTGTCCGGTTCCTTTGGCTCCCGGCAGGAAGAGGCGCAACGTCTTGGCAGGCTCCTGCGGCCCAAGCAGGATGGCCGTGCTGCGCGCTTCTACTCCCTGGTGGCGCGCGACACCTTGGACCAGGACTTCGCGGCCAAGCGCCAACGGTTCCTGGCCGAACAGGGCTACGCCTACAGGATCATGGACGCCAAGGACATCGGCAAGGACGTGGGCCAGGAGCAGTAG
- a CDS encoding MFS transporter: MSTFKSLGILNYRIWFFGALISNIGTWMQRTAQDWLVFDHLTDHDAGAMGITLALQLGPQLFLAPWAGLLADRYSRRKLLFLTLTAMAALSTGLGLLVLSGAAELWHVYIFALLLGIVTALDAPVRQTFVSELVTDDYLPNAVALNSASFNVARMIGPAVSGVLTVVVGPGWVFLINTVSFVAMVWALLLIPAASLRAQPRAAAGKGRIREGLRYVRNRPDIQIVLVAIFIVGTFGLNFPLFIAAMVGTEFGLDAGAFGVLNSVMAIGSVAGALLAARRGRPRLRLIFLAAGGFGVASTLAALAPNVTLFGLALIPCGLFALTLITSANGYVQSTTEAVMRGRVMSLYMAIFMGGTPIGAPLVGWVANIGGPRWSVGVAAVAGVSTAVVGLVWIIRAKQLRLRFDRRARGLRHFRVESLLAGPVEGDDDGGTSSGRGA, encoded by the coding sequence ATGTCCACCTTTAAATCGCTGGGAATCCTCAACTACCGCATCTGGTTCTTCGGTGCCCTGATTTCCAACATCGGCACATGGATGCAGCGCACCGCCCAGGACTGGTTGGTCTTCGACCACCTGACTGACCACGACGCCGGCGCCATGGGCATCACCTTGGCCCTGCAACTCGGTCCGCAGCTGTTCCTGGCCCCGTGGGCCGGATTGCTCGCCGACCGGTACAGCAGGCGCAAGCTCCTTTTCCTCACGCTCACAGCCATGGCCGCGCTCAGTACGGGCCTGGGCCTGCTGGTGCTCTCCGGCGCCGCCGAGCTCTGGCACGTGTACATCTTCGCGCTGCTGCTGGGCATTGTCACAGCGTTGGATGCCCCGGTCCGCCAAACGTTTGTCTCCGAGCTCGTCACGGACGATTACCTCCCCAATGCCGTGGCCCTCAACAGCGCATCGTTCAATGTTGCCCGGATGATAGGCCCGGCGGTGTCCGGCGTCCTGACAGTGGTGGTGGGGCCGGGGTGGGTCTTCCTCATCAACACCGTGTCCTTTGTTGCCATGGTGTGGGCGCTCCTCCTCATTCCGGCCGCCTCACTCCGGGCCCAGCCGCGGGCAGCCGCCGGCAAGGGCCGGATCCGTGAAGGGCTCAGGTACGTCCGCAACCGCCCGGATATACAGATTGTCCTGGTGGCGATTTTCATTGTTGGAACGTTCGGCCTGAATTTCCCGCTCTTCATTGCCGCCATGGTGGGTACGGAGTTCGGCCTCGATGCCGGGGCGTTCGGTGTGCTCAATTCGGTGATGGCGATCGGTTCCGTGGCGGGTGCGCTGCTGGCCGCCCGGCGCGGCAGGCCGCGCCTGAGGCTGATCTTCCTGGCAGCCGGTGGGTTCGGAGTGGCCAGCACCTTGGCAGCCTTGGCCCCCAACGTCACCCTCTTTGGCCTGGCTCTGATTCCCTGCGGCTTATTTGCCCTGACCCTGATCACCAGCGCCAATGGCTATGTCCAGTCCACCACCGAGGCCGTGATGCGCGGACGGGTCATGTCCTTGTACATGGCAATCTTCATGGGTGGCACGCCCATTGGTGCACCCTTGGTGGGCTGGGTGGCCAATATTGGCGGGCCTCGATGGTCCGTCGGCGTCGCCGCCGTAGCCGGCGTCAGCACCGCCGTCGTGGGTTTGGTCTGGATCATCCGCGCCAAACAGTTGCGCCTGCGCTTTGACCGGCGTGCCCGCGGTCTGCGGCACTTCCGGGTGGAGTCGCTGCTGGCGGGTCCGGTTGAAGGCGACGACGACGGCGGCACGTCAAGCGGGCGCGGGGCTTAA
- a CDS encoding cold-shock protein, which translates to MPTGKVKWYDKEKGFGFLAAEDGQEVFLPKTSLPAGVTELKAGTRVEFGVADGRRGAQALGLRVLEKTPSIAKAKRMNARDLAPMVQDLVTVLDNLSGSLSSGKYPDGNKAKAISLALRKVADELEA; encoded by the coding sequence GTGCCTACCGGCAAGGTCAAGTGGTATGACAAGGAAAAAGGCTTCGGATTCCTCGCGGCCGAAGACGGCCAGGAAGTATTCCTGCCCAAAACCTCCCTGCCCGCGGGCGTCACGGAGCTGAAAGCCGGAACCCGGGTGGAATTTGGCGTCGCCGATGGCCGCCGCGGCGCGCAGGCGCTGGGACTCCGTGTCCTGGAAAAGACACCGTCCATCGCCAAGGCCAAGCGCATGAACGCCAGGGACCTCGCACCGATGGTGCAGGACCTGGTGACCGTGCTGGACAACCTGTCCGGCTCCCTCTCCTCCGGCAAGTACCCGGACGGCAACAAGGCGAAGGCCATCAGCCTGGCGCTGCGCAAGGTTGCCGACGAGCTGGAAGCCTAA
- a CDS encoding metal-dependent transcriptional regulator, whose product MTDLIDTTEMYLRTILELEEENIVALRARIAERLRHSGPTVSQTIGRMERDGLVIVSNDRHLELTEAGRKRATEVMRKHRLAERLLADVIGLDWAYVHDEACRWEHVMSERVERRLYELLEHPTESPYGNPIPGLEALGGLPAQPFPRPDVNLLQAMDGYGSDSRVVVSRLAEPIQVEPELLTQLDEGGIRPGAAVSLARVGEYISVRVPGIEGALELPPEVAAHVFVSLN is encoded by the coding sequence ATGACGGATCTGATCGATACCACTGAGATGTATCTTCGGACCATTTTGGAACTTGAAGAAGAGAACATTGTGGCGCTCAGGGCACGCATCGCGGAGCGGTTGCGCCACTCCGGTCCCACTGTCTCTCAAACCATCGGCCGCATGGAACGCGATGGCCTGGTGATTGTTTCCAACGACCGCCACTTGGAGCTGACCGAGGCCGGACGGAAGCGTGCCACCGAGGTCATGCGGAAGCACCGGCTGGCCGAGCGCCTTTTGGCGGATGTCATCGGCCTGGATTGGGCTTACGTCCACGATGAGGCCTGCCGCTGGGAACACGTCATGAGTGAGCGTGTGGAGCGCCGCCTGTATGAACTTCTGGAGCATCCCACAGAGTCTCCCTACGGCAACCCGATTCCGGGGCTGGAAGCACTGGGTGGATTGCCTGCGCAGCCTTTCCCGCGGCCTGATGTCAACCTTCTCCAGGCCATGGATGGATACGGCTCTGATTCCCGCGTGGTTGTCAGCCGCCTCGCTGAACCCATCCAGGTGGAGCCCGAGCTCCTGACCCAGCTGGACGAAGGCGGAATCCGCCCGGGGGCTGCCGTGTCGTTGGCCCGGGTTGGGGAGTACATCTCCGTGCGGGTTCCCGGGATCGAAGGTGCGCTGGAACTGCCCCCCGAGGTAGCTGCGCACGTCTTCGTCTCGCTCAACTGA
- a CDS encoding NlpC/P60 family protein: protein MTSAQNIARHRAEAPKTSSLAMIAKAVSGNAGTVGRQAAVIAAASGLVLTSGIAANAADTKVDRESTSTSTLDVQAVVQSTIAADSTVDISYERPVVTTVQAPPPVEKKAPAAEAKAETKATATTTASTSTANVAVSSAAPAAAKAPAASSGIGAAIAAAAYAQLGVTQDCTMLVTNSLAAVGIHFHDWPAGYLSLGRTVSAAEAQPGDLAYYANGGLAGQAHIAVYVGNGMAVHGGWNGSTTALFSVNVGSGPVFIRVNG from the coding sequence ATGACCAGTGCACAGAACATTGCACGGCATCGAGCCGAGGCCCCCAAGACCAGCTCGCTTGCCATGATTGCCAAGGCTGTCAGCGGCAACGCAGGTACTGTTGGCCGCCAGGCTGCAGTCATCGCTGCAGCTTCCGGCTTGGTCCTGACCAGCGGTATCGCTGCCAACGCAGCAGACACCAAGGTTGACCGCGAGTCCACCTCCACTTCCACGTTGGACGTCCAGGCCGTGGTCCAGTCCACCATCGCCGCTGACTCCACCGTGGACATCTCCTACGAGCGTCCCGTGGTCACCACGGTTCAGGCACCGCCTCCCGTGGAGAAGAAGGCTCCGGCGGCAGAAGCCAAGGCTGAGACCAAGGCAACGGCCACCACCACCGCTTCCACCAGCACTGCCAACGTTGCCGTGAGCAGCGCAGCACCTGCTGCTGCCAAGGCACCTGCAGCCTCCAGCGGCATCGGTGCAGCAATTGCTGCCGCAGCCTACGCCCAGTTGGGTGTAACCCAGGACTGCACCATGCTGGTCACCAACTCGTTGGCTGCAGTGGGCATCCACTTCCACGATTGGCCCGCAGGCTACCTTTCTTTGGGCCGCACGGTCAGCGCTGCTGAAGCCCAGCCGGGCGACCTCGCCTACTACGCCAATGGCGGTCTGGCCGGACAGGCGCACATCGCCGTTTATGTCGGCAACGGCATGGCTGTTCACGGCGGCTGGAACGGCTCCACCACGGCGCTGTTCAGCGTCAACGTGGGCTCCGGCCCGGTCTTCATCCGCGTCAACGGCTGA
- the serC gene encoding phosphoserine transaminase — MSDNSITIPAGLLPKDGRFGAGPSKVRPEQIEALSAASSTILGTSHRQAPVKNLVGSVREGLSGFFRAPEGYEVVLGVGGSTAFWDVAAFGLVEKKAQHLSFGEFGSKFAAATNKAPFLEASSIIKADPGTRPVAAAEAGVDVYAWPQNETSTGVAAPVKRVEGTDEGALVLVDATSAAGGLDVDVSESDVYYFAPQKNFASDGGLWLGLFSPAALDRAARVKASGRWIPDFLDLQTAIDNSRLNQTYNTPSLSTLVTLDAQVQWLNSNGGLDFASKRTADSANRIYSWAEASEYATPFVAKAEDRSNVIATIDFDDSIDAAAIAKVLRANGIVDTEPYRKLGRNQLRIATFVAIEPDDVSALLASIDYVVGELKK, encoded by the coding sequence GTGAGCGACAACAGCATCACCATTCCCGCCGGGCTGCTGCCCAAAGACGGACGATTCGGCGCTGGGCCGTCCAAAGTCCGCCCCGAACAGATCGAGGCGTTGTCAGCGGCATCGTCAACCATCCTGGGCACGTCCCACCGGCAAGCTCCCGTCAAGAACCTGGTGGGCTCAGTCCGCGAGGGGCTCAGCGGGTTCTTCCGCGCACCCGAGGGCTATGAGGTTGTCCTTGGCGTGGGAGGCTCCACCGCGTTTTGGGATGTGGCTGCGTTTGGGCTCGTAGAGAAGAAGGCCCAGCACCTTTCTTTCGGTGAGTTCGGTTCCAAGTTCGCCGCCGCCACCAACAAGGCGCCGTTCCTTGAAGCTTCCTCCATCATCAAGGCTGATCCCGGTACCCGTCCGGTAGCCGCAGCCGAGGCTGGAGTGGACGTTTACGCGTGGCCCCAGAACGAGACGTCCACGGGCGTCGCTGCCCCCGTGAAGCGCGTCGAAGGCACGGACGAGGGCGCCTTGGTCCTGGTGGATGCCACCTCGGCCGCCGGCGGCCTTGACGTGGATGTTTCCGAATCGGACGTCTACTACTTCGCCCCGCAGAAGAACTTTGCATCCGACGGCGGTCTCTGGCTCGGCCTCTTCTCCCCCGCCGCCCTTGACCGGGCTGCCCGGGTGAAAGCCTCGGGACGTTGGATCCCTGACTTCCTTGACCTGCAGACGGCGATCGACAATTCAAGGCTCAACCAGACGTACAACACGCCGTCGCTCTCCACGCTGGTGACTTTGGACGCCCAGGTGCAGTGGCTGAACAGCAACGGTGGTTTGGACTTCGCCAGCAAGCGCACCGCCGATTCCGCCAACCGCATCTACAGCTGGGCCGAGGCCTCGGAGTACGCCACGCCGTTCGTTGCCAAGGCGGAAGACCGCTCCAACGTCATCGCCACCATCGACTTCGACGATTCGATCGACGCTGCCGCCATCGCCAAGGTGCTGCGGGCCAACGGCATCGTGGATACCGAGCCGTACCGCAAGCTGGGCCGCAACCAGCTGCGTATCGCCACCTTCGTTGCGATCGAGCCGGATGACGTGTCCGCGCTCCTGGCCAGCATCGACTACGTTGTGGGCGAACTGAAGAAGTAG